The Halichondria panicea chromosome 8, odHalPani1.1, whole genome shotgun sequence DNA segment GCGTTTACTCTCTGTAATTTAAAGCAATTATAGTAGCTGCCATTAGCGCTATTGTCTCAgtggtgtagtgtgtgtattgtgtgtattgtgtgtattgtgtggcAGGTGGTGTTATTGTTGACTGTGTGTGAGAATGGTGCTGTTTGTACAGACTCACTTGTTTTGTAAACTTATACTGAAACTAAGTCTCTTGTACAGGACAGTGTATCAAAGTCTGGTCGTCATGGAGATTGCAGTCAGTCATCATCAGCCACTATTTTGTGGACCTGTACAGGTGAGCttggtgtgtgatgtgtgaggtgtgaggggtgtgtgataTGGATAGGTCAGAAGTGCTTGTACCTGGGCTGGCCTGCATGTTCTGGGAATGAACAATTGCAGTACCTAATAAACTGAACTAGCTATACATGTTGCCAAGAGTTCattaaccctaaccctaataAACGCTTGatgttgctatagtgatgcatgctaactgcatgtgtgttgtgtgacaGATATGATATCTTCTCTAGgataattataggaaattaTGATTATTGCTTTTCAATGACACTGAGGTCATAGTTGTACACATGTGTGCACCTGTTTGGATGATCAACCAGTCCCTCTCAATAGCTGTTGTGTGTATCTATGCAGGGCTATGCAGGGCTATTGTTTCTCATGTGTAGGCAGTTTATATTGTATGGACAGTGTATTGGATTACAGCCCTTGTGTCAGATATACTGCAATTGATGGCCTATTTGAATACAAGGTCATAATGGACACTAACTCTCAAAATTAAACGGAATATGTTCTTGAGAAGTGTAGGATCCTCACTATGGCCATCCTCTGCATAGTCTCATAACAAGGTCTAATGGACTGTTAATTACCTCAACATTTCAGAGTGTTCTTAGCTATTTGTACCTTCTACATTAAAGCACTTCCTTTATGAGCACAATATAGCAGTTGTGCAATCACACGCCTAGGTGACCTTGTAACTACCGGCCACAGTAATGGAGTGTGCCTCGActgtcatgtacatgcagtcatgtgatatatacacacagaggGAGCCTGTGTAGAGTTTCAGGTTGAGCATTTTAGGAGTCCTTCTATCTGTACGTGTGAGAAGCTACTATATTTCCTTGTATGTGGTATGTGATGTTTTGTACACGTAGGTTGACAAGAATACAATAATATGGTTGAAATAgcaaacacatgtacagtgagtgtACTTCCCATGCTCTATAGGCGATAACATCAtctgtgtacttgtgtaacacgcccacacacacacacacacacgcccacacaacaatatctcaACACTTACAGTGGATTATGAGAACGTGCTAAGAATGTATTAATAGCTTCGATAATCATCTCAGGTTTATAGTCTTGGTATCGATTAGTCCGTCCTATATCATGTTGCTTTTCATATCTTCACGCTATTTAGTTTGCtgtatttgtacatgcacactggaGATGAGAGTGCCTACACTTGTACACTGGAGATGAGAGTGCCTACACTTGTACACTGGAGATGAGAGTGCCtacacttgtacatgtataatatatgtatagctatagacagAAGCCCCTGGACACTTGCATGGTTTCATCTCTCCCTGGCCACTGTGGTGGAGATGTCTGGTGTCAGATAACATTTCCCTAACCTTGTGtggtgctgactcagcagtagctAGAGTGGCGGACCATTAGCGGTGTGCATGAATGGCTTCTACTGTGGCCACCTGGCTTTGTGTGGCCTTGGGGTTTCGTTGCAATAAAGATCAACCGTATTGCTCTGCCCTTGAGGTAAATGTGCGTTTTTCAAAATTAGATTTTTTAGTGCCGTAAAACCATGACCCATTATCATCTAGCTATGTACGATACAGTTGTCTATAGAGCTCTGTGTAGTTCTGACAGCtaacccacccacacacacacacacacacacacacacacacacacacacacacacacacacagcacccGCTGTTACAAGGAGCAGTCATCTACCCTGGCAAGGGCAGTGCTTGGCAACCAGTAGTGACTGCCATTCCTGCCATGACAGAAGTGCCCAAGGAATCTATCATTGCCAACACAGACTTCACCATAACAAGTGGACTAGCAAAAAGGTGATCAACCGTGAATTCAAATAATCCATGTATTAAAAATCAATAAAGAAACAACTGCCAAtagtttatacatgtatggctTCTCCTTCGGGCAGGAGATAAGATCTGccctagctatagctaattGTAATCACGTAATTATGAAGGCAAGGGCTGTACAGATGTCCTCTCTGTAGCCTAGCTAAACATGGCGATATCATTCATACATTCCTAGCAGTTGTGTGTACTCTCCTAGCAGCTATGTGCAGTACAGGGTGGTACAGGGctaatgctgagtcagcatacAGGGTAGCTAGAGGGCTAATGCTGAGTCAGTATACAGGGTAGAGGGCTAAATGCTGAGtcagtgtcactgtgtattgTATAGATAGCTTCCTTACTTGGTATGATTCACTAGTTTGTGGGCATTAGCTGTCTCCTAGAGTCATGGCTGCCAACCCTGTGTATTGTGTGGGCTGCCACCATCACTAttccatgcatgtgcatgctacTAGAGTGTTATTGTGCCCTCCCGCACATTTGTATTATCAATGGGGGTAAGTTCTATTGAGGGCTGAGATTTCCACACACCTTAACCATATCTCTATAGGCTGCATAAGCTTTCATATCATTCACCAGTCTTGTGTCTATACCATTAGCATTTAGTGCTTCTGTTTGTAGGTTTTCTATCTATCGGAATGTTGTCACTAATCATGAGCATTAGTAGTCTAGCCTTGCATCTGCGTATCATGTGACCACCTGCGTATCATGTGACTGCCTGCCTGTGTATCGTGTGGCTGTTGTCGGATGATGGGAAACCTGATGCCAGATTCTCAAACCTTGCACTCAAATATTATGCTTTTAATCAGTTCTTGTGATGAggttactgtgtgtactgaagTCAGGAAGCTATAGAATACGTAGTTCACATGAAGCCAAATGTTTTACTGGCGTAGGTTTTTAAATGGTTTTTGGTCAAGGGGAGTCCTATGGCTGAGCTGGTAGAGTATCATATTATTTTGTGTAATTGTCCTTGAAATCTCATTCTTATCATTACGATGTAACCAGAGTTCTGATAATccaaattcaatgattttttattttttggcAGTTTAAAAGtagcccgttcagatggtatgctcagcCATAATTTCCCATTTTCAGGAAAAaaccatggtattttgtcaaaaacaggcccaaaataacttttgattttttaacacatcatctgaaaggcttctctctaagctttcattgTATAacattattggaccaacggaactaaagttatggccgttcaaagatacTCTTTATAACGCTGTcctcccccccctccacacacacacacacacacacagacgacTGTCTAGTAAGAAGCGTAAGAAGCAGCTTGAggcacacagacacagtgggtgtggtgactCCGCCCACTCTGATAGATCTCACAGTCCTAGTGACTCAGCGTACGGCAGCTGTCAGTCAGTGTCatcccacccactcacctccCCACCACACGACAGAACTACGTGAGTGCCACTAacatgtgtactgtacgtagGATAATTATTAGTATGTATGCGACTTTATTAGACCTATAGTTACAATGCACATcaatgtgatataattattgttagtgTTTGTACGTCATGAGCACATAACTTGAATTGCttttttattattttttattaCTCACTCGCTTGATGACATTTTGCGATCTGACTCGATTAATTATTGCTAAATTATTCCTTTGCCCAGTGTAACAGTATACCACACCATACTGACCTGACTAACTAGATCAAAGCATCTTTTAATTTACTATGTATAGCTGCGTAGGCTCTAGACTTAAACGTGGGTACAGAATATCTAGCTTTAAGCACGAGGAATTTTTGTTGAAATTCATATAGTTAATAACACATTTGATATTGTTAGCTATGCTGTCACTAGGTGGGCCGGGTGCTGTTGGCGTAGTTTGGGTTCTCAATTCAATTGTCTTGACATGGGCAGTAGTATaagcacacacagtacaccatgCAACTACAGGGCTAGGGCTTTGATGTGTATGATTGTCTGACTACTGTGTTTGTTGTTGACTGGCCCTATTTTGGCTTGTTGAATGAATTATGGCATTTCTAAGAATGTTCTAGTGTCTctgtcatgtatatatagctgggTGTCACTGTTTCATACTCTTAAGTCATATCTGCAAAATGATACGAATGATAGCTCCTAATTAAAGGCTAAGGCAGTATGTCAACTATACTAATTCCTTAATTTGAACTGACACTGTATTACATTTTTCCCACGCATGCAGTGATACGGGACAGCAGTTAACCTCCACATCTCACACTCTCTCACGCTCCACCATCCTCTCCCATACTTCCTCCTCGTCCTtccacccgcccacacactcacaacccGCCCCCTCATCTCACACCACTGAGCTGAGGAACCCCGGCAACTGCCCACCACACGCAACCATGCCTGCCCTTGCTCAAAACCAGTACTCAAATCCAGGTAATAATAAAATGGGTAATTTAAAACTTTTGTTAGGCTCAATCAGCCCATATATGATCTTTAGTAGTCTATCATTGTAATTGCGGGGAACTTCGCTGGCCAAAACAAGTAGCAATAGCTATGCATGACTGAATGCCATCGTTCTGGGAAGTAGTCATAGGATATGAGTGTGTGAACGTCCTGTTGAGActgtgtggtgtgagtgttGACATACTTGTGTCTCTACCCTAgtaatgctgagtcagctgcAGCAGGAGCTCAACTATCGGTTCCTGTCAAATGGAGGGAAACCGCAACCAGAGCAAACCCTACCAGATCAGGTGCACTAACACAGCTCTGGCTTTATATACTTCATACAAGCTTGCTTATTAGGAGTGATACATTACTCTCTCTATTGTGGCCAGTATAgtcagccaggttaatgggccccaaagtctctccatagcatgtgtttataGACCTGTgctagcaggccacctctttattacagccactgttagtcTGCCAGAGCTTCTATTATTGATAGGTTTGCCggttcactataattatgttattatgTATTGATCATTCTCTGCTAGTAACTATTCCACACATCATTACCTTGCTCAGGAGGCGTACAGTAGGAAGCCCATCAAGTGGTGCAATGCTCACGTCTCAGTGGCCAAGATGATCCAACAACACCAGCTAGAGGCTCAGATCCAggtatgtgtgggcgtgtgtgtgtttttattAAATTCCTACGTGCAGTTCTTAGTTACAGTGTGAGTTGATTGGCCAGCCCTATGTGTTACTATTAGATACAGCATCATGATGCATTCTCTGACTTGAGTGATTATAGACTACATAATGCTATGTACAAATGTTGTCCCccctcacaccacccacttcccctcaccacccacaccacctcCTCACAGGCCCATCCCCAaccacagagcctccccacGTCCATGGAGCACACCTCCTACAACACTACACAGACCGGGGCTACTCTATCAGCAGCACAGCAACAACAACTGGCTGTATTACAGATGTACGGAGTTCAGCCTGGTGGATACATGGCTCTACCATACTCAACCATGCATGAAGTGCCATTAGTTCAGTTTGCTACTCTGCCTCAAGTGAACACATCCAACAATGCAGCCATATTGAAACCTGGAGAACAAGCTATACTAGGCCTGCCCTCACACCCCATGCAGATTGCAGCCTCAGGGGCTGGACATATGCAACACTATGCACCTGCCCAGATGGCAGTCAGCAATGCAGGGGGTCTGCTCATGCAAGGTGGGGGGTCTTGGATGACTCCTGTGCCCATGGTTGGAGGGAATTGTGTTGTTAACCCTCTACAAGCTGGAATTCTGGCAGCTCCGTGGGTGAAATGAACAATTGATTCCTGACTCAGTGTAATAGACGATGCAACGATGCAACTGTTCAAGACAAatcgcataattatactaacttgtgttgtgtttgtgaAATTATTTTTCTATTGTAGAAGACGTTGTATAATCACATGCCGTGTGCTTTAGAGTTACTGAAATCATTGTAGTTCAGTTTTATGTACCCCAACTCATCGTATGTCACTGCAATATTGTACCACTGAAGTACACACATTTTTAAATGAAGATCATTATTTTTTtcgggtatataattatattcaaatTTAAGGTTCAATTAAATAGAGCATAGTTACATACAATTGTAGTATCGTACACCGCCCCACCCCCCGGCCCGTGGCCTTCGTATCAAAGGCTATGGCCTATATCAATCTGTTAATGTGCAAGTAAACTCCGGCCATGCATGACTGGATCTCGTAATTAGTAAAACCTTgacaaattaattattaatagtgCATGAAAATCACTAATTTATTGTAACAAAATTTACACACAGCCTGTAACACAAGTACGAGTAAAGATAGTTTGTGTggcttgctagctatagctatgaaGCGCCACCACTAGCCTTGGCTGCCAGATGCTCTGGTGATGTCAATTGCTCAATAGTTCTCCGTCTTTGCTTCTTCCTCCTCAGAGCGCGAGCACTTTCTGACTTTCCTTCTCCTATAGAAGCTCCTGAATCATCACGACTGAGACTCTTGTCTCCACCATTAGGTTTACTGTCTTCCTCGTGAGATGGGGACTTTGATTGTCTGGAAACTACCACTGAGATTGGCTCAAAGTTGTCTCCTTCAGTTTGAAGCTTTCTAGTTCGCTCTCTTTGTTTCAGCAGAAACTCTTCCAAATCATCATCATTATCGTCATCGTCGTCATAGAGATTAGGTTTGTCTCGTCGCAGACTAGACGTTTTATCTTTAACTACACTGAACCGATCAGGTGAGCGAGACTTTCTTGGGCTCTCGTTTAGTTTACTGTTAGAAATCTTTCTCTTTGGTGTAATCTCTCCATCAGAATCTCTCCTGTTTCGACTCC contains these protein-coding regions:
- the LOC135339300 gene encoding uncharacterized protein LOC135339300 isoform X1 — translated: MEIAVSHHQPLFCGPVQHPLLQGAVIYPGKGSAWQPVVTAIPAMTEVPKESIIANTDFTITSGLAKRRLSSKKRKKQLEAHRHSGCGDSAHSDRSHSPSDSAYGSCQSVSSHPLTSPPHDRTTDTGQQLTSTSHTLSRSTILSHTSSSSFHPPTHSQPAPSSHTTELRNPGNCPPHATMPALAQNQYSNPVMLSQLQQELNYRFLSNGGKPQPEQTLPDQEAYSRKPIKWCNAHVSVAKMIQQHQLEAQIQAHPQPQSLPTSMEHTSYNTTQTGATLSAAQQQQLAVLQMYGVQPGGYMALPYSTMHEVPLVQFATLPQVNTSNNAAILKPGEQAILGLPSHPMQIAASGAGHMQHYAPAQMAVSNAGGLLMQGGGSWMTPVPMVGGNCVVNPLQAGILAAPWVK
- the LOC135339300 gene encoding uncharacterized protein LOC135339300 isoform X2 is translated as MTEVPKESIIANTDFTITSGLAKRRLSSKKRKKQLEAHRHSGCGDSAHSDRSHSPSDSAYGSCQSVSSHPLTSPPHDRTTDTGQQLTSTSHTLSRSTILSHTSSSSFHPPTHSQPAPSSHTTELRNPGNCPPHATMPALAQNQYSNPVMLSQLQQELNYRFLSNGGKPQPEQTLPDQEAYSRKPIKWCNAHVSVAKMIQQHQLEAQIQAHPQPQSLPTSMEHTSYNTTQTGATLSAAQQQQLAVLQMYGVQPGGYMALPYSTMHEVPLVQFATLPQVNTSNNAAILKPGEQAILGLPSHPMQIAASGAGHMQHYAPAQMAVSNAGGLLMQGGGSWMTPVPMVGGNCVVNPLQAGILAAPWVK